The following are from one region of the Lynx canadensis isolate LIC74 chromosome D4, mLynCan4.pri.v2, whole genome shotgun sequence genome:
- the LRRC8A gene encoding volume-regulated anion channel subunit LRRC8A produces the protein MIPVTELRYFADTQPAYRILKPWWDVFTDYISIVMLMIAVFGGTLQVTQDKMICLPCKWVTKDSCNDSFRGWAAPGPEPTYPNSTVLPTPGAGPTGIKYDLDRHQYNYVDAVCYENRLHWFAKYFPYLVLLHTLIFLACSNFWFKFPRTSSKLEHFVSILLKCFDSPWTTRALSETVVEESDPKPAFSKMNGSMDKKSSTVSEDVEATVPMLQRTKSRIEQGIVDRSETGVLDKKEGEQAKALFEKVKKFRTHVEEGDIVYRLYMRQTIIKVVKFILIICYTVYYVHNIKFDVDCTVDIESLTGYRTYRCAHPLATLFKILASFYISLVIFYGLICMYTLWWMLRRSLKKYSFESIREESSYSDIPDVKNDFAFMLHLIDQYDPLYSKRFAVFLSEVSENKLRQLNLNNEWTLDKLRQRLTKNAQDKLELHLFMLSGIPDTVFDLVELEVLKLELIPDVTIPPSIAQLTGLKELWLYHTAAKIEAPALAFLRENLRALHIKFTDIKEIPLWIYSLKTLEELHLTGNLSAENNRYIVIDGLRELKRLKVLRLKSNLSKLPQVVTDVGVHLQKLSINNEGTKLIVLNSLKKMVNLTELELIRCDLERIPHSIFSLHNLQEIDLKDNNLKTIEEIISFQHLHRLTCLKLWYNHIAYIPIQIGNLTNLERLYLNRNKIEKIPTQLFYCRKLRYLDLSHNNLTFLPADIGLLQNLQNLAVTANRIEALPPELFQCRKLRALHLGNNVLQSLPSRVGELTNLTQIELRGNRLECLPVELGECPLLKRSGLVVEEDLFNTLPPEVKERLWRADKEQA, from the exons ATGATTCCAGTGACAGAGCTCCGCTACTTTGCGGACACGCAGCCAGCCTACCGGATCCTGAAGCCATGGTGGGACGTGTTCACCGACTACATCTCCATTGTCATGCTGATGATCGCGGTCTTTGGGGGCACACTGCAGGTCACCCAGGACAAGATGATCTGCCTGCCTTGTAAGTGGGTCACCAAGGACTCCTGCAACGACTCATTCCGGGGCTGGGCAGCCCCTGGCCCAGAGCCCACCTACCCCAACTCCACGGTCCTGCCGACCCCCGGCGCAGGCCCCACGGGCATCAAGTACGACCTGGACCGGCACCAGTACAACTACGTGGACGCCGTGTGCTACGAGAACCGCCTGCACTGGTTCGCCAAGTACTTCCCCTACCTGGTGCTCCTGCACACGCTCATCTTCCTGGCCTGCAGCAACTTCTGGTTCAAGTTTCCGCGCACGAGCTCGAAGCTGGAGCACTTCGTGTCTATCCTGCTCAAGTGCTTCGACTCGCCTTGGACCACACGCGCCCTGTCCGAGACGGTGGTGGAAGAGAGCGACCCCAAGCCGGCCTTCAGCAAGATGAACGGCTCCATGGACAAGAAGTCGTCGACGGTCAGCGAAGACGTGGAGGCCACCGTGCCCATGCTGCAGCGGACCAAGTCCCGGATCGAGCAGGGCATCGTGGACCGCTCGGAGACGGGCGTGCTGGACAAGAAGGAGGGCGAGCAGGCCAAGGCGCTGTTCGAGAAGGTGAAGAAGTTCCGCACCCACGTGGAGGAGGGGGACATCGTGTACCGCCTCTACATGCGGCAGACCATCATCAAGGTGGTCAAGTTCATCCTCATCATCTGCTACACCGTCTACTACGTGCACAACATCAAGTTCGACGTGGACTGCACCGTGGACATCGAGAGCCTGACGGGCTACCGCACCTACCGCTGTGCCCACCCGCTGGCCACGCTCTTCAAGATCCTGGCGTCCTTCTACATCAGCCTGGTCATCTTCTACGGCCTCATCTGCATGTACACGCTGTGGTGGATGCTGCGGCGCTCCCTCAAGAAGTACTCGTTCGAGTCCATCCGCGAGGAGAGCAGCTACAGCGACATCCCCGACGTCAAGAACGACTTCGCCTTCATGCTCCACCTCATCGACCAGTACGACCCGCTCTACTCGAAGCGCTTCGCCGTCTTCCTGTCGGAGGTGAGCGAGAACAAGCTGCGGCAGCTGAACCTCAACAACGAGTGGACGCTGGACAAGCTGCGGCAGCGGCTCACCAAGAACGCGCAGGACAAGCTGGAGCTGCACCTGTTCATGCTCAGCGGCATCCCCGACACCGTGTTCGACCTGGTGGAGCTGGAGGTGCTGAAGCTGGAGCTGATCCCGGACGTGACCATCCCGCCCAGCATCGCCCAGCTCACGGGCCTCAAGGAGCTGTGGCTGTACCACACGGCGGCCAAGATCGAGGCGCCCGCCCTGGCCTTCCTGCGCGAGAACCTGCGGGCCCTGCACATCAAGTTCACGGACATCAAGGAGATCCCGCTGTGGATCTACAGCCTGAAGACCCTGGAGGAGCTGCATCTGACGGGCAACCTGAGCGCGGAGAACAACCGCTACATCGTCATCGACGGGCTGCGCGAGCTCAAGCGCCTCAAGGTGCTGCGGCTCAAGAGCAACCTGAGCAAGCTGCCGCAGGTGGTCACCGACGTGGGCGTGCACCTGCAGAAGCTGTCCATCAACAACGAGGGCACCAAGCTCATCGTCCTCAACAGCCTCAAGAAGATGGTGAACCTGACCGAGCTGGAGCTGATCCGCTGCGACCTGGAGCGGATCCCACACTCCATCTTCAGCCTCCACAACCTGCAGGAGATCGACCTCAAGGACAACAACCTCAAGACCATCGAGGAGATCATCAGCTTCCAGCACCTGCACCGCCTCACCTGCCTTAAGCTGTGGTACAACCACATCGCCTACATCCCCATCCAGATCGGCAACCTCACCAACCTCGAGCGCCTCTATCTGAACCGCAACAAGATCGAGAAGATCCCCACCCAGCTCTTCTACTGCCGCAAGCTGCGCTACCTGGACCTCAGCCACAACAACCTGACCTTCCTCCCCGCCGATATCGGCCTCCTGCAGAACCTCCAGAACTTGGCGGTCACGGCCAACCGG aTCGAGGCATTGCCCCCGGAACTCTTCCAGTGCCGGAAGCTGCGGGCGCTGCACCTGGGCAACAACGTTCTGCAGTCACTGCCCTCCAGGGTGGGCGAGCTGACCAACCTGACCCAGATCGAGCTGCGGGGCAACCGGCTGGAGTGTCTGCCCGTGGAGCTGGGCGAGTGCCCGCTGCTCAAGCGCAGCGGCCTGGTGGTGGAGGAGGACCTGTTCAACACGTTGCCGCCCGAGGTGAAGGAGCGGCTGTGGAGGGCTGACAAGGAGCAGGCCTGA
- the PHYHD1 gene encoding phytanoyl-CoA dioxygenase domain-containing protein 1 isoform X1 — MACLSSSQLQKFQEDGFLVLDEFLSADECVAMQQRIGELVANMDVPLHCRTIFSTQDEQLKVLDNRDYFWNSGDKIRFFFEKGVFDEKGDFLVPPEKSVNKIGHALHAHDPVFRSVTHSPKVQALAKSLGLQMPVVVQSMYIFKQPHLGGEVTPHQDATFLYTEPLGRLLGIWIALEDATLENGCLWFIPGSHTSGVSRRLIRAPAGSIPVTSFLGSEPARDNSLFVPTPVRRGALILIHGEVVHKSEQNLSDHSRHAYTFHLMEALGTVWSPENWLQPTAELPFPPLYT, encoded by the exons ATGGCCTGCCTGAGCTCCTCGCAGCTCCAGAAG tTTCAGGAGGATGGCTTCCTGGTGCTGGACGAATTTTTGTCAGCGGATGAATGTGTAGCCATGCAACAGAGGATTGGCGAGCTAGTGGCCAACATGGATGTCCCTCTCCACTGCCGCACGATATTTTCCACCCAGGACGAGCAGCTGAAGGTCCTG GACAACAGAGACTATTTCTGGAACAGTGGCGACAAGATTCGATTCTTCTTTGAGAAAGGCGTTTTTGATGAGAAAG GAGATTTCCTGGTCCCTCCCGAGAAATCCGTCAACAAGATTGGCCACG CTCTGCATGCCCATGACCCTGTCTTCAGGAGTGTCACACACTCTCCCAAAGTGCAG GCCTTAGCCAAAAGTCTGGGCCTCCAGATGCCCGTGGTGGTGCAGAGCATGTACATCTTCAAG CAACCTCATCTTGGTGGCGAAG TCACTCCTCACCAGGACGCCACCTTCCTGTACACGGAGCCCCTGGGCCGGCTGCTGGGCATATGGATAGCACTGGAGGATGCCACGCTGGAGAATGGCTGCCTCTGGTTCATCCCGGGCTCCCACACCA GTGGGGTGTCCAGAAGGCTGATCCGGGCCCCTGCTGGCTCGATACCTGTCACCAGCTTCCTTGGGTCTGAGCCTGCCCGGGATAACAGCCTCTTTGTGCCCACACCAGTGCGGAGAG GGGCCCTCATCCTAATCCACGGAGAGGTGGTGCACAAGAGTGAGCAGAACCTCTCGGACCACTCACGCCATGCCTACACTTTCCACCTCATGGAGGCCTTGGGCACCGTCTGGAGCCCGGAGAACTG GCTCCAGCCAACAGCTGAGCTCCCCTTTCCCCCCCTGTATACCTAA
- the PHYHD1 gene encoding phytanoyl-CoA dioxygenase domain-containing protein 1 isoform X2, which yields MACLSSSQLQKFQEDGFLVLDEFLSADECVAMQQRIGELVANMDVPLHCRTIFSTQDEQLKVLDNRDYFWNSGDKIRFFFEKGVFDEKGDFLVPPEKSVNKIGHALHAHDPVFRSVTHSPKVQALAKSLGLQMPVVVQSMYIFKQPHLGGEVTPHQDATFLYTEPLGRLLGIWIALEDATLENGCLWFIPGSHTSGVSRRLIRAPAGSIPVTSFLGSEPARDNSLFVPTPVRRE from the exons ATGGCCTGCCTGAGCTCCTCGCAGCTCCAGAAG tTTCAGGAGGATGGCTTCCTGGTGCTGGACGAATTTTTGTCAGCGGATGAATGTGTAGCCATGCAACAGAGGATTGGCGAGCTAGTGGCCAACATGGATGTCCCTCTCCACTGCCGCACGATATTTTCCACCCAGGACGAGCAGCTGAAGGTCCTG GACAACAGAGACTATTTCTGGAACAGTGGCGACAAGATTCGATTCTTCTTTGAGAAAGGCGTTTTTGATGAGAAAG GAGATTTCCTGGTCCCTCCCGAGAAATCCGTCAACAAGATTGGCCACG CTCTGCATGCCCATGACCCTGTCTTCAGGAGTGTCACACACTCTCCCAAAGTGCAG GCCTTAGCCAAAAGTCTGGGCCTCCAGATGCCCGTGGTGGTGCAGAGCATGTACATCTTCAAG CAACCTCATCTTGGTGGCGAAG TCACTCCTCACCAGGACGCCACCTTCCTGTACACGGAGCCCCTGGGCCGGCTGCTGGGCATATGGATAGCACTGGAGGATGCCACGCTGGAGAATGGCTGCCTCTGGTTCATCCCGGGCTCCCACACCA GTGGGGTGTCCAGAAGGCTGATCCGGGCCCCTGCTGGCTCGATACCTGTCACCAGCTTCCTTGGGTCTGAGCCTGCCCGGGATAACAGCCTCTTTGTGCCCACACCAGTGCGGAGAG AATAG
- the DOLK gene encoding dolichol kinase: MTREYAPPASGTGAPLSGSVLAEAAVVFAVVLSIHAAVWDRYSWCAVALAVQAFYVQYKWDRLLQQGSAVFQFRMSANSGLLPASMVMPLLGLVMKERCQSVGNTYFERFGIVVAATGMAVALFSSVLALGITRPVPTNTCVISGLAGGVIIYIMKHSLSVGEVIEVLEVLLIFVYLNMILLYLLPRCFTPGEALLVLGGISFMLNQLIKRSLTVVESQGDPVDFFLLVVVVGMVLMGIFFSTLFVFMDSGTWASSVFFHLMTCVLGLGVVLPWLHRLIRKNPLLWLLQFLFQTETRIYLLVYWSLLATLACLVVLYQNAKRSSSESKKHQAPTIARKYFHFIVVATYIPGILFDRTLLYVAATICLAVFIFLEYVRYFRIKPLGHTLRSLLSLFLDERDSGPLILTHIYLLLGMSLPIWLVPRPCTQKGSLGGARALVPYAGVLAVGVGDTVASIFGSTMGEIHWPGTKKTFEGTVTSVFAQIISVALILIFDSGVDLNYSYAWILGSISIVSLLEAYTTQIDNLLLPLYLLILLMA; this comes from the coding sequence ATGACCCGAGAGTACGCTCCCCCGGCCTCGGGGACCGGCGCTCCGCTGAGCGGGTCGGTGCTGGCAGAGGCAGCAGTAGTGTTCGCAGTGGTGCTCAGCATCCACGCAGCGGTGTGGGACCGATACTCGTGGTGTGCCGTGGCCCTCGCGGTGCAGGCCTTCTACGTCCAGTACAAGTGGGATCGGCTGCTACAGCAGGGAAGCGCTGTCTTCCAGTTCCGAATGTCTGCAAACAGCGGCCTGCTGCCGGCATCGATGGTTATGCCTTTACTCGGACTGGTCATGAAGGAGCGATGCCAGTCTGTGGGGAACACGTACTTTGAGCGCTTTGGAATTGTGGTGGCAGCCACTGGCATGGCAGTGGCCCTCTTCTCTTCAGTATTGGCCCTGGGCATCACCCGCCCAGTGCCCACCAACACTTGTGTCATCTCGGGCTTGGCTGGAGGTGTCATCATTTACATCATGAAGCACTCACTGAGTGTGGGCGAGGTGATAGAGGTCTTGGAGGTCCTGCTGATCTTCGTGTACCTCAACATGATCCTTCTGTACCTGCTGCCCCGCTGCTTTACCCCTGGGGAGGCACTGCTGGTATTGGGTGGCATCAGCTTCATGCTCAACCAGCTCATCAAACGCTCTCTGACTGTGGTGGAAAGCCAGGGTGACCCAGTGGATTTCTtcctgctggtggtggtggtaggcATGGTGCTTATGGGCATCTTCTTCAGCACTCTCTTTGTCTTCATGGACTCAGGTACCTGGGCTTCCTCCGTCTTCTTCCACCTCATGACCTGTGTGCTGGGCCTTGGTGTGGTCCTGCCCTGGCTGCACCGGCTCATCCGCAAGAACCCCCTGCTCTGGCTTCTTCAATTCCTCTTCCAAACAGAGACCCGCATCTACCTCCTAGTCTACTGGTCTCTGCTGGCCACCTTAGCCTGCCTGGTGGTACTTTACCAGAATGCCAAGCGGTCGTCCTCTGAGTCCAAGAAGCACCAGGCCCCCACCATTGCCCGGAAGTATTTCCACTTCATCGTGGTGGCCACCTACATCCCAGGTATCCTCTTTGACCGGACACTGCTCTACGTAGCTGCCACTATCTGTCTGGCAGTCTTCATCTTCCTGGAGTACGTGCGCTATTTCCGCATCAAGCCCCTGGGCCACACCCTGAGGAGCCTCCTGTCCCTTTTCCTGGATGAACGAGACAGTGGACCACTCATCCTGACACATATCTACCTGCTCCTGGGCATGTCTCTTCCCATTTGGCTGGTCCCCAGACCCTGCACACAGAAGGGTAGCTTGGGGGGAGCAAGGGCCCTGGTTCCCTACGCAGGGGTCTTGGCTGTGGGTGTGGGCGACACTGTGGCCTCTATCTTCGGCAGCACCATGGGGGAAATCCACTGGCCTGGAACCAAAAAGACTTTTGAGGGGACCGTGACCTCTGTATTTGCGCAGATCATTTCTGTAGCTCTGATCTTAATCTTTGACAGTGGAGTGGACCTAAACTACAGCTATGCTTGGATTTTGGGCTCTATCAGCATCGTGTCCCTCCTAGAAGCATACACGACGCAGATAGACAATCTCCTGTTGCCTCTCTACTTGCTGATACTACTGATGGCCTAG